The following proteins are encoded in a genomic region of Porphyrobacter sp. CACIAM 03H1:
- the fumC gene encoding class II fumarate hydratase, which yields MATNGGDVRIETDSLGEVAVPADMHWGAQTQRSIVNFPIGGEKMPPALVRALGVQKLAAAKANMKLGVLDAGIGEAIVKAAREVIDGTLADQFPLVVWQTGSGTQSNMNANEVIASRANEILTGKKGGKSPVHPNDHCNMGQSSNDTFPTAMHIAAAVEALDNLLPALKKLHGALDAKAKEFANIVKIGRTHLQDATPMTLGQEFSGYAAQVAYGIKRVEAALPRVLELAQGGTAVGTGINAKVGFDVAFAAEVAAETGHAFVTAPNKFEALAAHDAMVEISGALNVLAVSLMKIANDIRLLGSGPRSGLGELSLPANEPGSSIMPGKVNPTQCEAMTMVCAQVMGNHVAVTVAGSHGHLELNVFKPVIIYNVLQSMKLIGDASHAFTDNCVVGIEANTTRITQLLNESLMLVTALNPHIGYDNAAKIAKKAHAEGTTLKAAALELGLLTEEQFAAWVVPSDMIRPRD from the coding sequence ATGGCGACGAATGGCGGTGACGTGCGGATCGAGACCGATTCGCTGGGCGAGGTGGCGGTTCCGGCCGATATGCACTGGGGCGCGCAGACGCAGCGCAGCATCGTCAACTTCCCGATCGGCGGCGAGAAGATGCCCCCGGCGCTGGTCCGCGCGCTGGGCGTGCAGAAGCTTGCGGCGGCAAAGGCCAACATGAAGCTGGGCGTGCTCGATGCCGGGATCGGCGAGGCGATCGTCAAGGCCGCGCGCGAGGTGATCGACGGGACGCTCGCCGACCAGTTCCCGCTGGTGGTGTGGCAGACCGGTAGCGGCACCCAGTCGAACATGAACGCCAACGAGGTGATCGCGAGCCGCGCGAACGAGATCCTCACCGGCAAGAAGGGCGGCAAGAGCCCCGTCCACCCCAACGACCACTGCAACATGGGCCAGTCGTCGAACGACACCTTCCCGACCGCCATGCACATCGCCGCGGCGGTCGAGGCGCTCGACAACCTGCTGCCCGCCCTGAAGAAGCTCCACGGCGCGCTGGATGCCAAGGCCAAGGAATTCGCCAACATCGTCAAGATCGGCCGCACCCACCTTCAGGATGCGACCCCGATGACGCTGGGGCAGGAGTTCTCGGGCTATGCCGCGCAGGTCGCCTACGGGATCAAGCGCGTCGAGGCCGCGCTGCCCCGCGTGCTCGAACTGGCACAGGGCGGAACCGCCGTGGGTACGGGGATCAACGCCAAGGTCGGGTTCGATGTCGCCTTCGCGGCGGAAGTCGCCGCCGAGACGGGCCATGCCTTCGTGACCGCACCCAACAAGTTCGAGGCGCTCGCCGCGCATGATGCGATGGTGGAGATTTCGGGCGCGCTGAACGTGCTCGCCGTCAGCCTGATGAAGATCGCCAACGACATCCGCCTGCTCGGCTCCGGCCCCCGGAGCGGCCTCGGCGAGCTGTCGCTGCCCGCCAACGAGCCGGGCTCCTCGATCATGCCCGGCAAGGTCAACCCGACCCAGTGCGAGGCGATGACCATGGTCTGCGCGCAGGTGATGGGCAACCACGTGGCGGTGACGGTCGCCGGATCGCACGGGCATCTCGAGCTCAACGTGTTCAAGCCGGTGATCATCTACAACGTGCTGCAGTCGATGAAGCTGATCGGCGATGCCTCCCACGCCTTCACCGACAATTGCGTCGTGGGCATCGAGGCCAACACCACCCGCATCACCCAGCTTCTGAACGAAAGCCTGATGCTGGTGACCGCGCTGAACCCGCACATCGGGTACGACAACGCCGCCAAGATCGCCAAGAAGGCACACGCCGAGGGCACCACGCTCAAGGCCGCCGCGCTTGAACTGGGCCTGCTCACCGAGGAGCAGTTCGCGGCCTGGGTCGTGCCCTCGGACATGATCCGCCCGCGGGATTAA
- a CDS encoding sensor histidine kinase, which yields MTTTLTSEDAHGEPAATVSFRTVLFSMVVLWATYYVLTTVRSLVMDLGMQFELGWRRLLVTAIGVLLTLVLWLLLRLFDNRPLWLKISAAIALAVPIALAIGQVNYLVFKETEFAQRQAYAERYNLNLRRDESGNLLIDVPVRRPAPAQPGAGQPAPADGEVVDSQSVLIEEAETYSDFWRKLLDIALGRYFLLLAWASTYFALLAGVQARAAQRREEQFRSAAKAAELRSLRYQVNPHFLFNTLNSLSALVMTGKAATAEKMIQTISRFYRHSLATEPTADVSLRDEFDLQKLYLDIEAVRFPTRLVCVFDLPADLEEARVPGMILQPLVENSVKYAVSPVSRPVTITLAAREEFDRLVITVGDDGPGVPQGTTHGFGIGLANVRDRLEARFGPDIGFSSAPVPGGYCTEIRIPLSRPLSQQTSRHD from the coding sequence ATGACGACGACCCTGACAAGCGAAGACGCCCACGGCGAGCCCGCCGCCACCGTGTCGTTCCGCACCGTGCTGTTCTCGATGGTGGTGCTGTGGGCGACCTATTACGTCCTCACCACGGTGCGCAGCCTGGTTATGGATCTGGGCATGCAGTTCGAGCTCGGCTGGCGGCGCCTGCTGGTGACGGCGATCGGCGTGCTGCTGACACTGGTGCTCTGGCTGCTGCTGCGGCTGTTCGACAACCGCCCGCTGTGGCTCAAGATTTCCGCCGCGATCGCGCTCGCCGTGCCGATCGCGCTCGCCATCGGGCAGGTCAATTACCTCGTCTTCAAGGAGACCGAGTTCGCCCAGCGCCAAGCCTATGCCGAGCGTTACAACCTCAACCTCCGGCGTGACGAGAGCGGCAACCTGCTGATCGACGTGCCGGTGCGCCGCCCTGCACCCGCCCAGCCGGGTGCCGGTCAGCCGGCGCCTGCCGACGGCGAGGTGGTCGATTCGCAGAGCGTGCTGATCGAGGAGGCCGAGACCTATTCCGATTTCTGGCGCAAGCTGCTCGACATCGCGCTCGGACGCTACTTCCTGCTGCTCGCCTGGGCCTCGACCTACTTCGCCCTGCTCGCCGGGGTGCAGGCGCGCGCGGCGCAGCGGCGCGAGGAACAGTTCCGCTCCGCCGCCAAGGCCGCCGAGCTGCGCTCGCTGCGCTATCAGGTGAACCCCCATTTCCTGTTCAACACCCTGAATTCGCTTTCGGCCCTGGTGATGACGGGCAAGGCCGCGACGGCCGAGAAGATGATCCAGACGATCAGCCGTTTCTACCGCCACTCGCTCGCCACCGAGCCGACCGCCGACGTGTCCTTGCGCGACGAGTTCGACCTCCAGAAGCTTTATCTCGATATCGAGGCGGTGCGCTTTCCCACGCGGCTGGTCTGCGTCTTCGACCTGCCGGCCGATCTCGAGGAGGCGCGCGTGCCGGGCATGATCCTGCAACCGCTGGTGGAGAACTCGGTCAAATATGCCGTCTCCCCCGTCTCGCGCCCGGTGACGATCACGTTGGCGGCGCGCGAGGAATTCGATAGGCTGGTGATCACCGTCGGTGACGATGGTCCGGGCGTGCCGCAGGGCACCACCCACGGCTTCGGCATCGGCCTTGCCAATGTCCGCGACCGGCTGGAGGCGCGCTTCGGCCCCGACATCGGCTTTTCCTCGGCCCCCGTCCCGGGGGGCTATTGCACCGAGATCCGCATCCCCTTGTCGCGACCCCTGAGCCAGCAGACGAGCCGCCATGACTGA
- a CDS encoding LytR/AlgR family response regulator transcription factor yields the protein MTDTHTETSELRTLIVDDEPLAVERVQVICAEIPAVRVVGTASDGAAALRLAEKLQPDLVLLDMTMPELDGLGVARHFAEQPQSPVVIFVTAHDHFAVEAFDLEAVDYVLKPVSADRLERAIERAVARRGQRRNKASRYLDELWVPHRSELLRIAVSEVHQIDAERDYVRLHVGGPEAGRSYLLLQTIAGLEERLDPEQFIRIHRSTILRRDHIRGLRHDGLGVWSAELVNGEALRIGRTYLARVKAMAGR from the coding sequence ATGACTGACACCCACACCGAAACTTCCGAACTGCGCACCCTGATCGTCGACGACGAGCCGCTGGCCGTAGAGCGCGTGCAGGTGATCTGTGCCGAGATCCCCGCCGTGCGCGTGGTCGGCACCGCCAGCGACGGCGCCGCCGCGCTGCGGCTGGCCGAGAAGCTCCAGCCCGATCTGGTGCTGCTCGACATGACCATGCCCGAACTCGACGGCCTCGGCGTCGCGCGCCACTTCGCCGAACAGCCGCAGTCCCCGGTGGTGATCTTCGTCACCGCGCATGACCATTTCGCGGTCGAGGCCTTCGATCTGGAAGCCGTCGATTACGTGCTGAAGCCGGTCTCGGCCGACCGGCTCGAGCGCGCGATCGAGCGGGCCGTTGCCCGCCGTGGCCAGCGTCGCAACAAGGCAAGCCGCTATCTCGACGAATTGTGGGTCCCGCATCGCTCGGAGCTGCTGCGCATCGCGGTGAGCGAAGTCCACCAGATCGACGCCGAGCGCGACTATGTGCGCCTTCATGTCGGAGGGCCGGAAGCGGGGCGCTCCTACCTGCTGCTCCAGACCATCGCGGGGCTGGAAGAACGGCTCGATCCCGAACAGTTCATCCGCATCCACCGCTCGACGATCCTGCGCCGCGACCACATCCGCGGCCTGCGCCACGACGGCCTCGGCGTGTGGTCGGCGGAGCTGGTGAACGGCGAGGCTCTGCGCATCGGCCGCACCTACCTTGCCCGCGTCAAGGCGATGGCGGGCCGTTGA
- a CDS encoding UrcA family protein — translation MKTLAKNVTLGLAALGLAGTAVSPAFAGEVQRMTIAVPTADLDLGTAAGQRTLDNRVAKAVRTVCRTTSLATGSRVMTQDAKACLAKARSDAARQVATLISNEQRGG, via the coding sequence ATGAAAACCCTTGCGAAGAATGTCACCCTCGGGCTGGCCGCGCTCGGCCTGGCAGGCACCGCCGTCAGCCCCGCCTTTGCCGGCGAGGTCCAGCGCATGACGATTGCGGTCCCGACCGCGGACCTCGACCTCGGCACCGCCGCAGGCCAGCGCACGCTCGACAACCGCGTCGCCAAGGCGGTGCGCACGGTGTGCCGGACAACCAGCCTTGCCACTGGCTCGCGCGTCATGACTCAGGATGCGAAGGCGTGCCTCGCCAAGGCGCGCTCCGACGCCGCGCGGCAGGTCGCCACCCTGATCTCGAACGAGCAACGCGGCGGCTGA
- a CDS encoding metallophosphoesterase family protein has translation MPTRLFHISDVHFGVEDRAALDSVVAAIAAERPDAIVCTGDLTQRAKHSEYAAAREWFASLGVPVVLEPGNHDMPYYNPWERFTDPFRRFEALRAAVSGGFESPDVVLVPLRTTVRAQTRFPWSDGVVKPAALRQTVDAIAALKAAGDPRTIIVIAHHPLLGDEGKPGNPTIGGDAAFAQIAAAGADAVISGHVHVPFDQLRTSGGHAMRMIGTGTLSTRLRHEAPASWRVIDCAPGGVIETALRLTGTGVLPVT, from the coding sequence ATGCCGACCCGCCTGTTCCACATCAGCGATGTCCACTTCGGCGTCGAGGACCGCGCCGCGCTCGACAGCGTGGTCGCGGCGATCGCGGCCGAGCGCCCCGATGCGATCGTCTGCACCGGCGACCTGACGCAGCGCGCCAAGCATTCCGAATATGCCGCCGCGCGCGAATGGTTCGCCTCGCTCGGAGTGCCGGTGGTGCTCGAACCGGGCAATCACGACATGCCCTATTACAACCCGTGGGAGCGTTTCACCGATCCGTTCCGCCGCTTCGAGGCCCTGCGCGCGGCGGTGAGCGGCGGGTTCGAATCGCCCGATGTCGTGCTGGTCCCGCTGCGCACGACGGTGCGCGCGCAGACGCGCTTTCCATGGTCCGACGGCGTGGTGAAGCCTGCCGCGCTGCGCCAGACCGTGGATGCGATCGCGGCGCTCAAGGCGGCCGGCGATCCGCGCACGATCATCGTCATCGCGCACCACCCGCTGCTCGGCGACGAGGGCAAGCCCGGCAATCCCACCATCGGCGGCGATGCCGCCTTCGCACAGATCGCTGCGGCGGGGGCCGATGCGGTGATCTCGGGCCATGTGCATGTCCCCTTCGACCAGCTGCGCACCAGCGGCGGGCACGCGATGCGGATGATCGGCACGGGGACGCTCTCCACCCGCCTCAGGCACGAGGCTCCGGCGAGCTGGCGGGTGATCGACTGTGCGCCCGGCGGGGTGATCGAAACCGCGCTACGCCTGACCGGGACGGGGGTGCTTCCGGTAACCTGA
- the rpsI gene encoding 30S ribosomal protein S9, giving the protein MADETTTVSDLADLKDIAAGVPQGDAAEIARVAAPLREREIDAQGRAYATGRRKDAVARVWVKPGTGKITINGRDQETYFARPTLRLVINQPFTVTDRTGQYDVVCTVRGGGLSGQAGAVKHGIAQALSKYEPELRSAVKAEGFLTRDSRVVERKKYGKAKARRSFQFSKR; this is encoded by the coding sequence ATGGCTGACGAAACCACGACCGTCTCGGATCTCGCCGATCTGAAGGACATCGCCGCCGGCGTGCCCCAGGGCGACGCTGCCGAAATCGCCCGTGTCGCCGCGCCGCTGCGCGAGCGCGAGATCGACGCCCAGGGCCGCGCCTACGCCACCGGCCGCCGCAAGGACGCGGTCGCCCGCGTGTGGGTCAAGCCGGGCACCGGCAAGATCACCATCAACGGCCGCGACCAGGAAACCTACTTCGCGCGTCCGACCCTGCGTCTGGTGATCAACCAGCCCTTCACCGTGACCGACCGCACCGGTCAGTACGACGTCGTCTGCACCGTGCGCGGCGGCGGCCTGTCGGGTCAGGCGGGCGCCGTGAAGCACGGCATCGCCCAGGCGCTCAGCAAGTACGAGCCCGAGCTGCGCAGCGCGGTGAAGGCTGAGGGCTTCCTCACCCGCGACAGCCGCGTGGTCGAGCGCAAGAAGTACGGCAAGGCCAAGGCCCGCCGCAGCTTCCAGTTCTCGAAGCGCTAA
- the rplM gene encoding 50S ribosomal protein L13 gives MKALSKQTRSIKPAEVEKNWHIIDADGLVVGRLAAIVANILRGKHKPSYTPHVDCGDHVIVINVEKVKFTGNKMGDKVYYKHTGHPGGIKETTPAKVLGGRFPERVLEKAVERMIPRGPLGRQQMKALHLYAGTEHPHNGQQPQVLDVASMNRKNKVAA, from the coding sequence ATGAAGGCGCTCAGCAAGCAGACCCGGTCGATCAAACCGGCCGAGGTCGAAAAGAACTGGCACATCATCGACGCCGACGGCCTCGTCGTCGGCCGCCTCGCCGCGATCGTCGCCAACATCCTGCGCGGCAAGCACAAGCCGAGCTACACCCCGCACGTCGACTGCGGCGATCACGTGATCGTCATCAACGTCGAGAAGGTGAAGTTCACCGGCAACAAGATGGGCGACAAGGTCTATTACAAGCACACCGGCCACCCGGGTGGCATCAAGGAAACCACCCCGGCCAAGGTGCTGGGAGGGCGTTTCCCCGAGCGCGTGCTCGAGAAGGCCGTCGAGCGCATGATCCCGCGCGGCCCCCTCGGCCGTCAGCAGATGAAGGCGCTGCACCTCTATGCCGGCACCGAGCATCCCCATAACGGCCAGCAGCCGCAGGTGCTCGACGTCGCTTCCATGAACCGCAAGAACAAGGTGGCCGCATAA
- the cutA gene encoding divalent-cation tolerance protein CutA codes for MTAALVWCPFPEVESARAAADALLDDSLIACANILGAIESRFVWEGARATGSEVGVLFKTTAERLDDVVERLGELHPYDTPAIIGWHADAAHPATFAWLAGSISR; via the coding sequence ATGACCGCCGCGCTCGTCTGGTGCCCGTTCCCGGAAGTGGAAAGCGCCCGCGCCGCCGCCGACGCGCTGCTCGACGACAGCCTGATCGCCTGCGCCAACATCCTCGGTGCCATCGAAAGTCGCTTCGTCTGGGAGGGCGCCCGCGCCACCGGAAGCGAGGTCGGGGTGCTTTTCAAGACGACGGCCGAACGTCTCGACGACGTGGTCGAGCGCCTCGGCGAACTCCACCCCTACGATACCCCGGCGATCATCGGCTGGCACGCCGATGCCGCACATCCGGCCACCTTCGCCTGGCTGGCGGGGAGCATTTCCCGCTAG